A genomic segment from Acidobacteriota bacterium encodes:
- a CDS encoding DNA-directed RNA polymerase subunit omega codes for MRHIQYPDDLESKFKFVTVASLRCMQLQKGAKQRVTSRSRKYATVAQEEVLAGFVREMTEEEIKAAAEAAMAPAPEEPKAEVAQATE; via the coding sequence ATGAGGCACATCCAGTACCCCGACGATCTCGAGAGCAAGTTCAAGTTCGTGACCGTCGCCTCGCTGCGCTGCATGCAGCTCCAGAAGGGGGCGAAGCAGCGGGTGACGTCGAGATCGCGCAAGTACGCGACGGTGGCCCAGGAAGAGGTTCTCGCCGGGTTCGTCCGCGAGATGACCGAGGAGGAGATCAAGGCCGCCGCGGAAGCCGCGATGGCCCCGGCCCCCGAAGAGCCCAAGGCCGAGGTAGCCCAGGCCACCGAGTGA
- the gmk gene encoding guanylate kinase: MPTRGDIFVVSAPSGAGKTTLIRRLLSEVQGVHFSVSHTTRRPRPGEAEGVDYHFVDRARFDGMISEGQFLEWADVYSRRYGTSVDEVDGPISRGEDVLLDVDTQGAASIKRLRPEALLVFVLPPGVQVLRERLAGRAQDDPDQMAKRIEAARKEVAAWTLYDYCLVNDSLERALRDLQAIIRARRLGRDRATEQVRDIVAGFEAARTAPTP, encoded by the coding sequence GTGCCGACAAGAGGCGACATCTTCGTGGTCTCCGCCCCGTCGGGGGCGGGCAAGACGACGCTCATCCGCCGCCTGCTCTCCGAGGTGCAGGGGGTCCACTTCTCCGTGTCGCACACGACCCGCAGGCCGAGGCCCGGGGAGGCGGAGGGGGTCGACTACCACTTCGTAGATCGCGCGCGGTTCGACGGGATGATCTCAGAAGGGCAGTTCCTCGAGTGGGCCGACGTCTACTCCCGCCGCTACGGCACGTCGGTCGACGAGGTCGACGGGCCGATCTCGCGGGGCGAGGACGTCCTGCTCGACGTCGACACCCAGGGGGCGGCGAGCATCAAGCGGCTCCGCCCCGAGGCGCTCCTGGTCTTCGTCCTGCCGCCGGGGGTCCAGGTGCTGAGGGAGCGCCTCGCGGGCCGCGCCCAGGATGACCCAGATCAGATGGCGAAGCGGATCGAGGCCGCGCGCAAGGAAGTCGCCGCCTGGACGCTCTATGATTACTGCCTGGTCAACGACTCTCTCGAGCGCGCCCTTCGCGATCTCCAGGCGATCATCCGCGCCCGGAGGCTCGGGCGCGATCGGGCGACCGAGCAGGTCCGTGACATCGTCGCAGGATTCGAGGCGGCGCGCACCGCACCCACGCCCTGA
- a CDS encoding YicC family protein: MIRSMTGFGRAEGRVGSRLIGVEIRSVNHRHAEVRVKVPARLAALEDPLRLRLSASVTRGRVDATVNVTGPEEIPPVEINHALVGAYLKAAAEISERHGIPGSVRLESILTLPGAVSVRSANGAVSPEDQKGIEGAFDRAIAALQQARAAEGKRLSTDIVERLRRIRKHRDAIDRRAKGLPKRTAVRLRARVEELVHGVTIDPMRLAQEVALLASRTDVTEELVRLAGHVDEALVTLRDSKEPAGKKLDFLLQEMHREANTINSKTEDLGVSRDTLAIKAEVEKIREQAQNIE; this comes from the coding sequence ATGATTCGAAGCATGACCGGCTTCGGCCGGGCCGAAGGCAGAGTCGGATCGCGCCTCATCGGCGTCGAGATTCGGAGCGTGAACCACCGGCACGCGGAGGTGCGCGTGAAGGTTCCAGCCCGTCTCGCGGCGCTCGAGGATCCGCTGCGGCTGAGGCTCTCGGCCTCGGTGACGCGCGGGCGCGTCGACGCGACGGTCAACGTGACGGGCCCCGAGGAGATCCCGCCGGTCGAGATCAACCACGCGCTGGTGGGAGCCTACCTGAAGGCCGCCGCGGAGATCTCGGAGCGGCACGGGATCCCCGGGTCGGTCCGGCTCGAGTCGATTCTCACCCTCCCGGGGGCCGTGAGCGTCCGTTCGGCGAACGGAGCGGTGAGCCCCGAGGACCAGAAGGGGATCGAGGGGGCGTTCGATCGCGCGATCGCGGCCCTCCAGCAGGCGCGCGCCGCCGAAGGGAAGCGGCTCTCGACCGACATCGTGGAGCGCCTGAGGCGCATCCGGAAGCATCGCGACGCGATCGATCGCCGCGCGAAGGGGCTCCCGAAGAGGACCGCGGTGAGGCTGCGGGCCAGGGTCGAGGAGCTCGTCCACGGCGTCACGATCGATCCGATGAGGCTGGCGCAGGAGGTCGCGCTGCTCGCGAGCCGCACCGACGTGACGGAGGAGCTCGTCAGGCTCGCCGGCCACGTCGACGAGGCGCTCGTCACCCTGCGAGATTCGAAGGAGCCCGCGGGCAAGAAGCTCGATTTTCTGCTTCAGGAAATGCACCGCGAGGCGAACACGATCAACTCCAAGACCGAGGACCTCGGCGTCAGCCGCGACACGCTGGCCATCAAGGCCGAGGTCGAGAAGATCCGCGAACAGGCCCAGAACATCGAATAG
- a CDS encoding aldo/keto reductase — protein MIAGRATTEGTARYRTRFARTAAGDHFTQHRGIWLSSIGMGTYLGEPDDRDDAAYDEAARAALLAGCNVLDSAINYRFQRSERALGGALAALVGEKKIARDEFVVATKGGFISFDGAWPQDPAEWVSRTFIQPGIARADDIVADCHCMAPEYIDHQFETSRTNLGLETIDIYYIHNPETQVGAMGRPQFLARLDAAFTVLERKIAHGKLQMYGTATWDGYRAAPSDPGHLSLADVLAAAGRAATAAGCRTHHFAAVQLPLNLAMPEALLKATQTSASGAVPLLEAARAADLIVMASASILQGHLIRRMPAQLSEAIPGGKSLAQKAIQWVRSAPGIATALVGMKSRRHVEENLALAAAPRMTPEDFQGLLPARR, from the coding sequence ATGATCGCAGGGCGAGCGACCACGGAGGGGACCGCGCGCTATCGGACCCGCTTCGCCCGGACCGCGGCCGGCGATCACTTCACGCAGCACCGCGGGATCTGGCTCTCGTCCATCGGGATGGGGACCTACCTGGGTGAGCCGGACGACCGGGACGACGCCGCGTACGACGAGGCGGCGCGCGCCGCGCTCCTCGCGGGGTGCAACGTCCTCGACAGCGCGATCAACTACCGGTTCCAGCGCAGCGAGAGGGCGCTCGGCGGCGCCCTGGCCGCCCTGGTGGGCGAGAAGAAGATCGCGCGCGACGAGTTCGTCGTCGCCACGAAGGGCGGCTTCATTTCCTTCGACGGGGCGTGGCCGCAGGATCCCGCGGAGTGGGTGAGCCGGACGTTCATCCAGCCCGGGATCGCGCGCGCCGACGACATCGTCGCGGACTGCCACTGCATGGCGCCGGAGTACATCGATCACCAGTTCGAGACGAGCCGGACCAACCTCGGCCTCGAGACGATCGACATCTACTACATCCACAACCCGGAGACGCAGGTGGGAGCCATGGGCCGGCCCCAGTTCCTCGCGCGCCTCGACGCGGCGTTCACGGTTCTCGAGAGAAAAATCGCGCACGGAAAGCTCCAGATGTACGGCACGGCGACCTGGGACGGGTATCGGGCCGCGCCGTCGGATCCGGGCCACCTCTCTCTGGCCGACGTCCTCGCCGCGGCGGGGCGCGCCGCGACGGCGGCGGGATGCCGCACGCACCATTTCGCCGCCGTTCAGCTTCCGCTCAACCTCGCCATGCCGGAGGCCCTGTTGAAGGCGACGCAGACGTCGGCGTCCGGCGCTGTCCCGCTCCTCGAGGCGGCCCGCGCGGCGGACCTGATCGTGATGGCCAGCGCCTCGATCCTCCAGGGGCACCTCATCCGCCGGATGCCCGCGCAGCTTTCCGAGGCGATCCCGGGAGGGAAGTCCCTCGCGCAGAAGGCGATCCAGTGGGTGCGCTCGGCGCCGGGGATCGCCACGGCGCTCGTGGGGATGAAGTCCCGGCGGCACGTCGAGGAGAATCTCGCGCTCGCCGCCGCACCGCGGATGACCCCGGAGGACTTCCAGGGCCTCCTTCCCGCCCGCCGCTGA
- a CDS encoding DUF2231 domain-containing protein, which yields MEIPAHPIIVHFPIALLILGLFLDLAALLMKREWLSRAALVLLVVGTLASVAAVRSGSAQAMEIARPPALDAAIEEHAESGKLTMFFFLALAGARGALARFRKLTPALHWVTFAAWIVGALLLARAGYFGGMLVYRHGAGVTAAPAAPGGPAAGRD from the coding sequence ATGGAGATTCCGGCCCACCCCATCATCGTCCACTTCCCGATCGCGCTCCTGATCCTGGGCCTCTTCCTGGACCTCGCGGCGCTCCTGATGAAGCGAGAGTGGCTCTCCCGCGCCGCGCTCGTCCTCCTCGTCGTGGGGACGCTCGCGAGCGTCGCCGCCGTGCGGAGCGGCTCGGCGCAGGCGATGGAGATCGCGCGGCCTCCGGCGCTCGACGCGGCGATCGAGGAGCACGCCGAGTCGGGGAAGCTCACGATGTTCTTCTTCCTCGCGCTCGCCGGCGCGCGCGGCGCCCTCGCGCGCTTCCGGAAGCTCACCCCCGCCCTCCACTGGGTGACCTTCGCCGCGTGGATCGTCGGCGCGCTTCTTCTCGCGAGGGCCGGGTACTTCGGCGGGATGCTCGTGTACCGGCACGGGGCCGGCGTGACGGCGGCCCCGGCTGCGCCCGGCGGCCCCGCGGCCGGGCGCGACTGA
- a CDS encoding transcriptional regulator: METPPPPPTRFRFGAFTLSPSQRTLSRDGAEIPLIPRYFDLLVLLVARRGAAVSRDAILDAAWSDVVVSDGALSQAIRTLRRALGDDPREPAFIRTLPRHGYRFVHPDVVEEAETGPAPRVPARAAPAAETDPFAPELQRLLAPTASTRAEREQEQRAAAEALHSLGTAEALRRLDAMRGGPGGRALLRDARWDVVGAGAVPILGSPAAGRTILALVGMRLGRAARLASARWGAAAGGGAASGLVAGLGGAAAMRFSPDSTASQALPVTLALVGAIVGGLGAAGVGAGLAVAEAVARSFRGAALAAFGALGGGAVGFGAHLIGRATLEGLFGHDLAATGGGFEGLVIGGAAGLGYAISTPRPGGGGMATPRGAGRLRAAAITGACCALGGVALTLAGGHLSGTSLDFMARSFDGSQVGIAPLAHLLGERDVGPWTRTVLAVYEGFLFGAGLVLGLTRRPRLPE; encoded by the coding sequence ATGGAAACACCTCCCCCGCCGCCGACCCGATTCCGTTTCGGCGCCTTCACGCTCTCGCCGTCGCAACGCACGCTTTCGCGCGACGGCGCCGAGATCCCGCTCATCCCGCGGTACTTCGATCTCCTCGTCCTGCTCGTCGCCCGCCGAGGCGCGGCGGTGTCCCGCGACGCGATCCTCGACGCCGCCTGGAGCGACGTCGTCGTCTCCGACGGGGCGCTGAGCCAGGCGATCCGCACCCTGCGCCGCGCGCTCGGAGACGATCCGCGCGAGCCGGCGTTCATCCGCACGCTTCCGCGACACGGGTACCGCTTCGTCCATCCGGACGTCGTGGAAGAGGCCGAGACGGGGCCCGCTCCCCGCGTCCCGGCCCGGGCGGCTCCCGCCGCGGAGACGGATCCGTTCGCCCCCGAGCTCCAGCGCCTTCTCGCCCCGACGGCCTCGACGCGCGCGGAGAGAGAGCAGGAACAGCGCGCCGCGGCGGAGGCGCTCCACTCCCTCGGCACGGCCGAAGCGCTTCGCCGGCTCGACGCCATGCGCGGCGGTCCCGGAGGTCGCGCCCTGCTTCGCGACGCGAGATGGGACGTCGTCGGCGCGGGCGCCGTGCCGATCCTCGGTTCTCCGGCGGCCGGGCGGACGATTCTCGCCCTGGTCGGGATGCGGCTCGGCCGCGCCGCCCGTCTCGCCTCGGCCCGATGGGGCGCGGCGGCGGGAGGAGGCGCCGCGTCGGGGCTCGTCGCGGGGCTGGGTGGGGCGGCGGCGATGAGGTTTTCCCCGGACTCGACCGCTTCCCAGGCCCTCCCGGTGACCCTCGCGCTCGTCGGCGCGATCGTCGGAGGTCTCGGCGCCGCGGGGGTGGGAGCCGGGCTCGCGGTCGCCGAGGCGGTCGCGCGATCGTTTCGCGGCGCCGCGCTCGCCGCGTTCGGCGCGCTCGGCGGCGGCGCCGTCGGGTTCGGCGCTCACCTCATCGGCCGCGCGACGCTCGAGGGGCTGTTCGGGCACGACCTCGCCGCCACGGGGGGGGGATTCGAGGGTCTCGTCATCGGCGGCGCGGCGGGGCTCGGCTACGCGATCTCGACGCCCCGGCCCGGAGGGGGCGGGATGGCGACGCCGCGCGGCGCAGGCCGCCTGCGCGCCGCCGCGATCACCGGCGCGTGCTGCGCGCTCGGCGGCGTGGCGCTGACGCTGGCGGGAGGGCATCTCAGCGGGACGAGCCTCGACTTCATGGCGCGCTCCTTCGACGGGTCGCAGGTCGGCATCGCCCCCCTCGCCCACCTCCTGGGCGAGCGCGACGTCGGGCCCTGGACGCGCACGGTCCTCGCCGTCTACGAGGGGTTCCTCTTCGGGGCCGGGCTGGTGCTGGGGCTCACGCGGCGTCCGAGGCTCCCCGAATAG
- a CDS encoding ankyrin repeat domain-containing protein: MKGRLTLITWIALALQVTGCIPHPATPLAIAARGGDVPEVRRLLAGGAAPDGLDPEGWTPLMWAARAGTTHAMAALVDAGAAVDRRDGWIHGWTPLLHAIHKGQIDAVRLLLDRGADVNGASTDGLTPLVAAAAACDCDAGRGAGDMDAIFFLLLERGAIQRADEDSGSRALTNAVAAGRTSVVKALLERAPELRMRAGLEGRISLLLARLRGRTEIVSLVRERGAGR; the protein is encoded by the coding sequence ATGAAAGGCCGCCTGACGCTCATCACCTGGATCGCCCTCGCGCTGCAAGTCACCGGATGCATTCCCCACCCCGCGACACCGCTCGCGATCGCCGCGAGGGGCGGCGACGTTCCGGAGGTGCGTCGCCTGCTGGCAGGCGGCGCCGCGCCGGACGGCCTCGACCCCGAGGGGTGGACGCCTCTCATGTGGGCGGCGCGCGCCGGGACCACGCACGCGATGGCCGCGCTGGTCGACGCGGGCGCCGCCGTCGATCGGCGCGATGGATGGATTCACGGATGGACGCCTCTCCTCCACGCGATCCACAAGGGGCAGATCGACGCCGTGCGCCTGCTTCTCGATCGGGGCGCCGACGTGAACGGCGCGTCCACCGACGGGCTGACGCCGCTGGTGGCCGCCGCCGCGGCATGCGACTGCGACGCCGGGCGCGGCGCGGGCGACATGGACGCCATCTTCTTCCTGCTCCTGGAGAGAGGGGCGATTCAGCGCGCGGACGAGGATTCCGGGAGCCGCGCGCTGACGAACGCGGTCGCGGCGGGAAGGACATCGGTCGTGAAGGCCCTCCTCGAGAGGGCGCCGGAGCTGAGGATGCGCGCCGGGCTCGAAGGACGGATCTCGCTTCTTCTCGCGAGGCTCCGCGGCAGGACCGAGATCGTCTCCCTGGTTCGGGAGCGGGGCGCGGGGAGGTGA
- a CDS encoding DUF362 domain-containing protein has translation MSRTPVSICDVGDATYPGRAPFDPPEAYPEIAPRPARLDVHNRIYPAVRESFFQLGFDAGRYGTASWNPLGELVRPGDRVVIKPNLVRHFHGDGLTTESLITHGSILRAVLDYVLVALRGQGKLTIGDSPLQYADFPTCLRLSGVDAVLEAARERTRFDIRAVDFRKERSEKRDGIIYSRIPNHGDPMGYREIELGTHSRFDGLGERSPRYRVTQYDPTTMSKSHGPDRNAYLFPATVLDADVLINLPKLKTHRKAGITAAMKNLVGINGSKDWLPHHSFGSVAEGGDEYLAPSLRKRLSSTVRDRMEAADGHLAKRLYKTLDRGILYTRRLVPLPDPFFEGSWYGNDTIWRTVHDLHRVLFFADRDGAMREEPQRRYLALIDGIVAGEREGPMHPSPKRGGVLVASTNPLAADLVCCRLMGFDERKLPVLNYAVGNGFYPSLAAAADVDLRVNVERWKRLFTLKRTETLAFEPSAGWKGHIELEA, from the coding sequence TTGAGCAGGACACCCGTTTCCATCTGCGACGTCGGCGACGCCACGTACCCCGGCCGGGCGCCGTTCGATCCCCCCGAGGCGTACCCGGAGATCGCGCCGCGGCCGGCCCGCCTCGACGTCCACAACCGCATCTATCCCGCCGTCCGGGAGAGCTTCTTCCAGCTCGGCTTCGACGCCGGGCGCTACGGGACCGCGTCGTGGAACCCCCTCGGCGAGCTGGTGAGGCCCGGCGATCGCGTCGTCATCAAGCCGAACCTCGTGCGCCACTTCCACGGCGACGGGCTGACGACGGAATCGCTCATCACCCACGGGTCGATCCTCAGGGCGGTCCTCGACTACGTCCTCGTCGCGCTGCGCGGCCAGGGAAAGCTGACGATCGGCGATTCGCCGCTCCAGTACGCCGACTTCCCGACATGCCTCAGGCTGTCGGGGGTGGACGCGGTGCTCGAGGCGGCGCGCGAGCGGACGCGCTTCGACATCCGGGCGGTCGATTTCCGGAAGGAGCGATCCGAGAAGCGCGACGGGATCATCTACAGCCGCATCCCGAATCACGGAGACCCGATGGGTTACCGGGAGATCGAGCTCGGGACCCACAGCCGCTTCGACGGGCTCGGGGAGCGCAGCCCGCGGTACCGCGTCACGCAGTACGACCCGACGACGATGTCGAAGAGCCACGGGCCCGATCGCAACGCCTACCTCTTCCCCGCGACGGTCCTCGACGCCGACGTCCTGATCAATCTCCCGAAGCTCAAGACGCATCGCAAGGCGGGGATCACCGCCGCGATGAAGAACCTCGTCGGGATCAACGGATCCAAGGACTGGCTGCCGCACCATTCGTTCGGATCGGTCGCGGAAGGAGGGGACGAGTACCTCGCCCCCTCGCTGAGGAAGCGTCTCTCCTCCACGGTGAGGGATCGGATGGAGGCCGCGGACGGTCACCTCGCGAAGAGGCTCTACAAGACGCTCGACCGCGGCATCCTCTACACGCGCCGGCTCGTCCCACTCCCCGATCCCTTCTTCGAAGGGTCATGGTACGGCAACGACACGATCTGGCGGACCGTTCACGATCTGCACCGCGTGCTCTTTTTCGCGGATCGGGACGGCGCGATGCGGGAGGAGCCCCAGCGCCGCTACCTTGCGCTGATCGACGGCATCGTCGCCGGCGAGAGGGAGGGGCCCATGCACCCGAGCCCGAAGCGCGGCGGCGTCCTCGTCGCCTCGACCAACCCGCTCGCGGCGGACCTCGTCTGCTGCCGGCTGATGGGCTTCGACGAGCGCAAGCTGCCGGTCCTCAACTACGCCGTCGGCAACGGTTTCTACCCGTCGCTCGCCGCGGCGGCCGACGTCGACCTCCGCGTCAACGTCGAGAGGTGGAAGCGCCTCTTCACGCTGAAACGGACGGAGACTCTCGCCTTCGAGCCGTCGGCCGGGTGGAAGGGGCACATCGAGCTCGAGGCCTGA
- the lpxB gene encoding lipid-A-disaccharide synthase yields MSGGPGRRRVLIVAGETSGDRHAAGLMRQAAAIDPGLEFVGIGGAEMRAAGLDPIFDAESIAVVGLFEVLRHLPALRRAFALCLETLRGGVDAVVLVDYPGFNLRLAARAHAMGARVLYFISPQVWAWKAGRIDQIARDIDRLLVVFPFEVDLYRGRGLEVECVGHPLVDEVRASGPPDDVALRIGLDPRRPTLGILPGSRASEVSRHLPPALGAARRLKRFERELQIVIPLAPTIDDATTRSALAEFPDLNPVLSREPFYDLLSVCRAAIVSSGTATLEAALMEIPMVVIYRLHPLTAMVARRLTTIENFGLVNVVAGARIVPECIQENCTPERIAREVERFFADPALREGVRRDLAGIRAKLGEGGAYTRAARSLVDFLSKAGDGARAPAAL; encoded by the coding sequence ATGAGCGGCGGACCCGGGCGGCGCCGCGTGCTGATCGTGGCCGGCGAGACATCGGGGGATCGCCACGCCGCGGGACTGATGCGGCAGGCCGCGGCGATTGACCCGGGCCTCGAGTTCGTGGGCATCGGCGGCGCCGAGATGCGCGCGGCCGGCCTCGATCCGATCTTCGACGCGGAGTCGATCGCGGTCGTCGGTCTCTTCGAGGTGCTGAGGCACCTCCCCGCGCTCCGGAGGGCGTTCGCCCTCTGCCTCGAGACGCTGCGCGGCGGGGTCGACGCCGTGGTCCTCGTGGACTACCCGGGGTTCAACCTGCGGCTCGCCGCGCGGGCGCACGCCATGGGGGCTCGCGTCCTCTACTTCATCAGCCCCCAGGTCTGGGCGTGGAAGGCGGGGAGGATCGACCAGATTGCGCGGGACATCGACCGCCTCCTCGTCGTCTTTCCGTTCGAGGTGGACCTGTACCGCGGCCGCGGGCTCGAGGTCGAGTGCGTCGGCCATCCTCTCGTCGACGAGGTGCGCGCGTCGGGCCCGCCCGACGACGTGGCGCTCCGGATCGGCCTCGATCCCCGGCGGCCGACTCTGGGCATCCTTCCGGGGAGCCGCGCCTCGGAGGTTTCGCGCCATCTTCCGCCCGCTCTCGGGGCGGCGCGGCGGCTCAAACGGTTCGAGCGCGAGCTGCAGATCGTCATCCCCCTGGCGCCCACGATTGACGACGCGACGACGCGATCGGCGCTCGCGGAGTTTCCGGATCTGAATCCGGTGTTGAGCCGCGAGCCCTTCTACGATCTGCTCTCGGTCTGCCGGGCGGCCATCGTCTCGTCGGGGACGGCGACGCTGGAGGCCGCGCTGATGGAGATCCCCATGGTCGTCATCTACCGCCTGCATCCGCTGACGGCCATGGTGGCCCGCCGGCTGACGACCATCGAGAACTTCGGGCTGGTCAACGTCGTCGCCGGCGCGCGCATCGTCCCGGAGTGCATCCAGGAGAACTGCACGCCGGAGCGCATCGCGCGCGAGGTCGAGAGATTCTTCGCCGATCCGGCGCTCCGGGAGGGGGTCCGCAGGGATCTCGCCGGCATCCGCGCGAAGCTGGGAGAGGGGGGCGCGTACACGCGGGCGGCCCGGTCGCTCGTCGATTTCCTGTCGAAGGCAGGAGACGGCGCCCGAGCGCCCGCGGCTCTTTGA
- a CDS encoding lysophospholipid acyltransferase family protein, with protein MKLPGWLMLPLVPRAASLAIRGLRATMSLRCSGGEVLESIRAGGRPYIHAFWHGHLLLMPYAYPGGRIAILISEHRDGEYIARTMARFGHSAIRGSTTSGGAAALRGAVRRAKDGWDIGFTPDGPRGPRHVVQMGVVLTARLSGLPIVPVSFAASGARSLGSWDGFVVPKLFSRGVFVYGSPVPVTASADEDEMRSAASRLQQALVLGTEEAQRLASDRAAFEGLRPVGPLRAAEASR; from the coding sequence TTGAAGCTGCCCGGCTGGCTGATGCTGCCGCTCGTGCCCCGGGCGGCATCGCTCGCCATCCGGGGCCTCCGGGCGACGATGAGCCTGAGGTGCTCCGGGGGTGAGGTGCTCGAGTCGATCCGCGCGGGCGGCCGGCCGTACATCCACGCCTTCTGGCACGGCCATCTCCTGCTGATGCCGTACGCCTATCCCGGCGGGAGGATCGCGATCCTGATCAGCGAGCATCGGGACGGGGAGTACATCGCGCGCACGATGGCCCGGTTCGGCCACTCGGCGATCCGCGGGTCGACGACGTCGGGAGGGGCCGCCGCGCTCCGAGGGGCGGTGCGGCGGGCGAAGGATGGATGGGACATCGGCTTCACCCCGGACGGACCGAGGGGGCCGAGGCACGTCGTGCAGATGGGAGTCGTCCTCACCGCGCGCCTCTCGGGGCTGCCGATCGTCCCCGTCTCGTTCGCCGCCTCCGGCGCGCGCTCTCTCGGCTCGTGGGACGGCTTCGTCGTTCCGAAGCTCTTCTCGCGCGGCGTCTTCGTGTACGGCTCTCCCGTTCCGGTCACGGCGTCGGCGGATGAGGACGAGATGCGGTCGGCCGCCTCGAGGCTGCAACAGGCCCTCGTCCTCGGCACCGAGGAGGCGCAGCGGCTCGCCAGCGACCGGGCCGCGTTCGAGGGGCTCCGTCCCGTCGGGCCCCTGCGCGCCGCGGAAGCCTCGCGATGA
- a CDS encoding SDR family oxidoreductase — MSKRVLITGGAGFIGSHLCDHLIQRGDRVVCVDNLLTGSPENIAHLMGHPAFAFINLDITNYIYVADGVDAILHFASPASPIDYMELPIQTLKVGSLGTHKALGLAKVKKARILIASTSEVYGDPQVHPQQESYWGNVNPIGPRGVYDEAKRFAEAITMAYHRYHGVDTAIVRIFNTYGPRMRIRDGRAIPTFLAQALRGEPITVFGDGSQTRSFCYVSDLVGGIVKLLDSDIHEPVNIGNPVEMTVRQLADEIVRITGSASKIESRPLPVDDPKVRQPDITRARRLLGWEPKVDLGEGLGKTLQDFRARLAL, encoded by the coding sequence ATGTCCAAGCGCGTTCTGATCACCGGCGGCGCCGGGTTCATCGGGTCGCACCTCTGCGACCACCTCATCCAGCGCGGAGACCGCGTCGTCTGCGTCGACAACCTCCTCACCGGGAGCCCCGAGAACATCGCGCACCTGATGGGGCATCCGGCCTTCGCCTTCATCAATCTGGACATCACCAACTACATCTACGTCGCCGACGGGGTGGACGCGATCCTGCACTTCGCCTCCCCCGCGAGCCCGATCGACTACATGGAGCTGCCGATCCAGACGCTCAAGGTCGGCAGCCTCGGCACCCACAAGGCGCTCGGCCTCGCGAAGGTGAAGAAGGCCCGCATCCTGATCGCGTCGACCTCCGAGGTCTACGGCGACCCGCAGGTCCATCCCCAGCAGGAATCGTACTGGGGTAACGTGAACCCGATCGGCCCGCGCGGCGTGTACGACGAGGCGAAGCGCTTCGCCGAGGCGATCACGATGGCCTACCACAGGTACCACGGCGTCGACACCGCGATCGTCCGCATCTTCAACACCTATGGGCCGCGCATGCGCATCCGCGACGGCCGCGCCATCCCGACGTTCCTCGCGCAGGCGCTCCGGGGCGAGCCGATCACCGTCTTCGGCGACGGCTCCCAGACGCGCTCGTTCTGCTACGTGTCGGATCTGGTGGGGGGCATCGTCAAGCTGCTCGACTCCGACATCCACGAGCCTGTGAACATCGGCAACCCGGTGGAGATGACGGTCCGCCAGCTCGCCGACGAAATCGTCCGGATCACGGGCAGCGCGTCGAAGATCGAGTCGCGGCCGCTCCCGGTGGACGACCCGAAGGTCCGACAGCCCGACATCACGCGGGCGCGACGGCTGCTGGGCTGGGAGCCGAAGGTCGATCTCGGCGAGGGGCTCGGTAAGACCCTGCAGGACTTCCGGGCCCGCCTGGCCCTCTGA